One window of Cohnella hashimotonis genomic DNA carries:
- a CDS encoding carbohydrate binding domain-containing protein, whose translation MRRGSRQKWLGLVAAVMLVLSILSPVASDRPAEAAGTDLKVHFKPPTGWGAPQVYYYQTSPAVTEPVWASSPAMTAETGGWYVYTITGATSARVIFKDSSNHQTPASGQAGLLRDKEGWYTGTTWTDTNPEAPDTTAPSVPANLASTAKTDTMVSLSWSASTDNAGGSGLSGYGIYRNGTAVSANVTGTSFTDTGLTASTAYSYTVRAKDNAGNWSADSAAITVTTNAPGTTNKVTVYYKKGYTTPYIHYRPAGGTWTTTPGVAMDAAEVTGYAKKTIDIGSATQLEACFNNGLGQWDSNNGSNYLFGVGTWTYNAGVITAGAPAGTTPDTTAPSVPAGLAMTTKTDTTVSVSWTASTDNAGGSGVAGYEVYKGGVLVDANVTATAYTFTGLTASTAYSFTVLAKDAAGNKSAQSAALSVTTSAAGTGNQATVYYYKTTRGWTQVNLHYAPTGGTWTTSPGVAMSEEACTDWTKLTVNLGSATSMKAAFNNGTAWDNNNGNNYTIGTGITTVRDGVVTANAAAPCQPLPSDTTPPSVPTGVTASATNLTISLSWTASTDNAGGRGVDGYEITRTGGTLGQKVYTTTQTSFSESNLEAQTTYTYTVKAYDKAVPANKSAASAAAAAKTGDAPLPPAGGTPLGGDAREDSIYFVVTARFNDGDTSNNRGGQLNVKSGNAANNDPMFRGDFKGLMEKLDYIKALGFSAIWITPVVLNRSDYDFHGYHGYDFYRVDPRLESSGASYQDLINAAHNKGIKIFQDVVYNHSSRWGAKGLFTPTVFGIRDTQWSWYYDEKIPGQEYDGLYPTGVSAKTYNGDLWSTAEPAGNTCRNWGTPTNFYSSEGYRIYNCQWPSPTSGMFPSSLYHQCWIGNWEGEDARSCWLHEDLADFNTENAQVQNYLIGAYNNFIDMGVDGFRLDTAVHIPRTTWNRRFLPAAQSHSATKFGANGQNFFMFGEVAAFVNDKWNRGSVNHSAQFYTWKERQTYSADDAAASLEMYNYEQQQGTANQPTSNNAFLQGNNYHTPDHSQASGMNVIDMRMHMNFSDAYNAFTNGKDSDDSYNDATYNVVYVSSHDYGPNKSSTAYNGGTDAWAENMSLIWTFRGIPTIMYGDEIEFQAGKTIDCGSSCPLATTRRAYFGDHLAGTVVASGFGQVASATGQVATTLQQPLVKHLQRLNIIRRQIPALQKGQYSTDGISGGMAFKRRFTDSAKGVDSFALVTISGSASYTGIPNGTYKDAITGDVKTVTNGTLSVSLSGKGNLRVYVLDLPGNPAPGKIGTDGPYLK comes from the coding sequence ATGAGACGAGGTAGCAGGCAAAAATGGCTGGGGCTCGTGGCGGCGGTCATGCTCGTGCTGTCGATTCTGAGCCCGGTCGCGTCGGACCGGCCCGCGGAGGCGGCGGGCACCGATCTGAAGGTACACTTCAAGCCGCCTACCGGATGGGGAGCGCCGCAAGTGTATTATTACCAGACGAGTCCGGCCGTCACCGAGCCCGTCTGGGCTTCTTCGCCCGCGATGACGGCGGAGACGGGCGGCTGGTATGTTTACACGATCACGGGCGCGACGAGCGCGCGGGTTATTTTCAAGGATAGCAGCAATCATCAGACGCCGGCTTCCGGGCAGGCGGGACTGCTGCGCGACAAGGAAGGCTGGTATACCGGCACGACATGGACGGATACGAATCCAGAAGCGCCCGACACGACCGCGCCGTCCGTGCCGGCCAATCTGGCCAGCACGGCCAAGACCGATACGATGGTGTCGCTGTCGTGGTCGGCCAGCACGGATAATGCGGGCGGCAGCGGCCTGTCCGGTTACGGCATATACCGCAACGGCACGGCAGTCAGCGCCAATGTGACGGGGACGTCCTTCACCGACACCGGACTGACCGCCTCGACGGCTTATTCGTACACGGTGCGGGCCAAGGACAACGCCGGCAACTGGTCGGCCGACAGCGCCGCGATTACGGTGACGACCAACGCGCCCGGCACGACGAACAAGGTAACGGTTTACTACAAAAAGGGCTATACGACGCCTTACATCCATTATCGCCCGGCCGGCGGGACGTGGACGACGACGCCCGGCGTCGCGATGGACGCGGCCGAGGTGACGGGCTATGCGAAAAAAACGATCGACATCGGCTCAGCGACGCAGCTTGAGGCCTGCTTCAACAACGGCCTGGGCCAATGGGACAGCAACAACGGCAGCAACTATTTGTTCGGCGTCGGCACGTGGACGTACAATGCGGGCGTCATCACGGCAGGCGCGCCGGCGGGCACGACGCCCGACACCACGGCGCCTTCGGTCCCTGCCGGGCTCGCCATGACGACGAAGACGGATACGACGGTCTCCGTCTCCTGGACGGCGAGCACGGACAACGCGGGAGGCAGCGGCGTCGCGGGTTACGAGGTGTACAAGGGAGGCGTGCTGGTCGATGCCAATGTGACCGCGACCGCCTACACGTTCACGGGACTGACCGCCTCAACCGCGTATTCGTTTACCGTGCTGGCCAAGGATGCAGCGGGTAATAAGTCGGCGCAGTCTGCGGCGCTGTCCGTGACGACTTCGGCTGCGGGCACGGGCAATCAAGCCACGGTCTATTATTACAAGACGACGCGGGGCTGGACGCAGGTCAATCTGCATTACGCGCCGACGGGCGGGACTTGGACGACGTCGCCCGGCGTCGCGATGAGCGAGGAAGCGTGCACGGACTGGACCAAGCTGACGGTCAACCTTGGCAGCGCGACTTCCATGAAGGCCGCGTTCAACAACGGCACCGCCTGGGACAACAACAACGGCAACAACTACACGATCGGGACCGGCATCACGACCGTGAGGGACGGCGTCGTGACCGCGAATGCGGCCGCGCCTTGCCAGCCGCTCCCGTCCGACACGACGCCGCCGTCGGTGCCGACGGGCGTGACCGCTTCGGCGACCAACCTGACGATCTCGCTCAGCTGGACCGCCTCGACGGACAACGCGGGCGGCAGGGGCGTGGACGGCTACGAGATCACGCGCACCGGCGGCACGCTGGGACAGAAGGTGTACACGACGACGCAGACGAGCTTCTCGGAGTCCAATCTGGAAGCGCAGACGACGTACACGTACACGGTCAAGGCTTACGACAAGGCCGTGCCCGCCAATAAATCGGCAGCCAGCGCGGCCGCTGCGGCCAAGACGGGCGATGCGCCGCTGCCGCCGGCCGGCGGTACGCCGCTTGGCGGTGATGCCCGCGAGGATTCGATTTACTTCGTGGTGACCGCCCGCTTCAACGACGGCGACACGTCGAACAACCGCGGCGGCCAGCTCAACGTCAAGTCCGGCAATGCGGCCAACAACGATCCGATGTTCCGCGGCGACTTCAAGGGCCTGATGGAGAAGCTCGATTACATCAAGGCGCTCGGATTCTCCGCGATCTGGATTACGCCGGTCGTGCTTAACCGTTCGGACTACGATTTCCACGGCTATCACGGCTACGATTTCTACCGCGTCGATCCACGACTGGAATCGTCGGGAGCGAGCTACCAGGATCTGATCAACGCCGCGCATAACAAGGGAATCAAGATTTTTCAGGACGTCGTCTACAATCACTCCAGCCGCTGGGGCGCGAAGGGCTTGTTCACCCCGACTGTCTTCGGCATACGCGACACGCAATGGAGCTGGTATTACGACGAAAAAATCCCGGGTCAGGAGTATGACGGCTTGTATCCGACGGGCGTTTCCGCCAAGACCTACAACGGCGATCTGTGGTCGACGGCCGAGCCGGCGGGCAATACGTGCCGCAACTGGGGCACGCCGACGAACTTTTACAGCTCGGAGGGCTACCGCATTTACAACTGCCAATGGCCGAGTCCGACGTCCGGCATGTTCCCGTCCTCGCTCTATCATCAGTGCTGGATCGGCAACTGGGAGGGTGAAGACGCGCGCAGCTGCTGGCTGCACGAGGACCTGGCGGACTTCAACACTGAGAACGCGCAGGTGCAGAATTACCTGATCGGCGCCTACAACAACTTTATCGACATGGGGGTCGACGGCTTCCGGCTCGATACGGCGGTGCACATTCCGCGCACGACGTGGAACAGGCGCTTCCTGCCGGCGGCGCAGAGTCATTCGGCGACGAAGTTCGGCGCGAACGGACAGAACTTCTTCATGTTCGGCGAGGTGGCGGCCTTCGTCAACGACAAATGGAACCGCGGCTCGGTGAACCATTCCGCCCAGTTCTATACGTGGAAGGAGCGTCAGACGTACAGCGCGGACGACGCCGCCGCCTCGCTCGAGATGTACAACTACGAGCAGCAGCAGGGCACGGCGAACCAGCCGACCTCGAACAACGCGTTCCTGCAAGGCAACAACTATCATACCCCCGATCACAGCCAGGCCTCGGGCATGAACGTCATCGACATGCGCATGCATATGAATTTCAGCGACGCGTACAATGCGTTCACCAACGGCAAGGACTCCGACGACTCGTACAACGATGCGACCTACAACGTCGTCTACGTGAGTAGCCACGACTATGGGCCGAACAAGTCGAGCACGGCTTATAACGGCGGCACGGACGCTTGGGCGGAAAATATGAGCTTGATATGGACGTTCCGCGGCATCCCGACGATCATGTACGGCGACGAGATCGAGTTCCAGGCCGGCAAGACGATCGATTGCGGTTCTTCTTGCCCGCTCGCGACGACGCGCCGCGCCTACTTCGGCGATCATCTCGCGGGTACGGTCGTCGCGTCCGGCTTCGGCCAGGTCGCTTCCGCGACCGGGCAAGTCGCGACGACGCTGCAGCAGCCGCTTGTCAAGCATCTGCAGCGGCTCAATATAATCCGCCGCCAGATTCCTGCGCTGCAGAAGGGCCAGTATTCGACCGACGGCATCTCGGGCGGCATGGCGTTCAAGCGCCGGTTTACGGATAGCGCCAAGGGCGTCGACAGCTTCGCGCTCGTGACAATCAGCGGCTCCGCCAGCTACACGGGCATCCCGAACGGCACCTACAAGGATGCGATTACGGGCGACGTCAAGACGGTAACGAACGGAACGCTGTCCGTATCGCTGTCCGGCAAGGGCAACCTGCGGGTGTACGTGCTGGACCTGCCGGGCAACCCGGCGCCGGGCAAGATCGGGACGGATGGCCCTTATTTGAAATAG
- a CDS encoding GDSL-type esterase/lipase family protein, with the protein MIAWQAELHNVEALVEIHGRPGYLLQRVPEAVREGLTEGGQQQIRKAALTEIRFVAEAGEAQVTLASHGWPSAVQIYYGDYWVEDRTIGEQPETLTLGARDPRFQFDSPWREGVPRQSFGPVWRILVHGGEVHLLEICGDSIRPPRADEKPALRYLAYGTSITYGGSVSSPDATYVAQAAWRLGLDPLNLGVPGNAHCEPAIAAHIAGRRDWDIATLCLSVNMLNQGVTADEFSARAGAMITAIASANPDKPVLCVGLFTGFPDLGWTWPGREVRATSEAYRQALRSIVEDSGFANLAYADGSELLDDWRGLSHDLLHPGAHGMIRIGERLAERMRPMLY; encoded by the coding sequence TATTGCAGCGCGTGCCGGAGGCCGTGCGCGAGGGATTGACCGAGGGCGGGCAGCAGCAGATTCGCAAGGCCGCTTTGACCGAGATCCGGTTCGTCGCGGAGGCCGGCGAGGCGCAGGTGACGCTCGCCAGTCACGGCTGGCCGAGCGCCGTACAAATCTATTACGGCGATTACTGGGTGGAGGACCGGACGATCGGCGAGCAGCCGGAGACGTTGACGCTGGGCGCTCGGGATCCTCGCTTTCAGTTCGATTCGCCTTGGCGGGAGGGCGTGCCGCGGCAGTCGTTCGGCCCGGTATGGCGAATTCTCGTCCACGGCGGCGAGGTCCATCTTCTCGAGATTTGCGGAGATTCGATTCGCCCGCCGCGCGCGGACGAAAAGCCGGCACTGCGCTATCTCGCCTACGGCACGTCGATCACCTATGGCGGTTCGGTGTCTTCGCCGGACGCCACCTATGTCGCGCAGGCCGCCTGGCGGCTCGGCCTCGATCCGCTGAACCTCGGCGTTCCGGGCAACGCGCATTGCGAGCCGGCCATCGCCGCGCATATCGCGGGCCGTCGCGATTGGGATATCGCGACGCTTTGCCTCTCGGTGAACATGCTGAATCAAGGCGTGACCGCGGACGAGTTCTCGGCGCGCGCCGGAGCGATGATCACTGCAATCGCGTCCGCGAATCCGGACAAGCCCGTGCTGTGCGTCGGCTTGTTCACCGGATTCCCGGATCTGGGCTGGACTTGGCCGGGACGCGAAGTCCGCGCGACGAGCGAGGCGTACAGACAGGCGCTGCGGTCGATCGTAGAGGACAGCGGCTTCGCGAATTTGGCTTATGCGGACGGCAGCGAGCTGCTGGACGACTGGCGCGGACTTTCGCACGATCTGCTGCATCCCGGCGCGCACGGCATGATCCGCATCGGCGAGCGGCTTGCGGAGCGAATGCGTCCGATGCTGTATTAG